One Gossypium hirsutum isolate 1008001.06 chromosome A11, Gossypium_hirsutum_v2.1, whole genome shotgun sequence genomic window carries:
- the LOC107924600 gene encoding pentatricopeptide repeat-containing protein At5g46580, chloroplastic, giving the protein MAATFSTALDVHFAVSQSDPKRPFFFTKRLKHQKPSQRFRISCKTSESSSSSSKPQQNPLEEQLPKKTQSLSEQLQPLSITTLPKKDQADRLSSNPKSTWVNPSKPRRSVLSLQRQKRSPHAYNPQLRELKLFAKKLNDCENNEGALLSVLEQFPHQPNRENSLLILNSLKPWQKAYLFFNWLKTNHFFPMETIFYNVMMKCLRFGGQFEVIEELANEMVSNEIPLDNITYSTIISCARRCYHFDKAVEWFERMYRTGLMPDEVTYSAILDVYAKLGKVEEVISLYERGVASGWKPDMVTFSVLAKMFGVAGDYEGIKYVLQEMKSVKVRPNLVVYNTLIEAMGRAGKPGFARNLFEDLIESGLTPNEKTLTAIAKIYGKARWEKDALKLWEEMKSKNWPVDFILYNTLLTMFADIGLVEEAEQLFIDMKRSENFKPDSWSYTAMLNIYASGGNVDKAMELFEEMFEVGVELNVMGTTCLIQCLGKTQRIEELVRVFTVSIQQEIEPDDRLCGCLLSVVSLCDNREDIDKVLACLHQANPRLVEFVELIKDEKSSLNTVKEEFRRVLSDSKDDARRPFCNCLIDICRSKNLHERAHDLLYLGTLYGLYPRLHNRTVDEWSLNVRTLSVGAAKTALEEWMGTLAKIVKRGEALPELFSAQTGTGTHKFAQGLSNSFGSHLKELGAPFKNSEDKVGCFVATREDLLLWLQSKIPSSCTVIS; this is encoded by the coding sequence ATGGCTGCTACTTTCTCCACTGCTCTAGATGTTCATTTTGCTGTCTCTCAATCTGATCCAAAAAGACCCTTTTTCTTCACCAAGAGACTGAAACATCAAAAACCTAGTCAAAGATTTCGCATTTCTTGTAAGACCTCcgagtcttcttcttcttcttcaaaacctCAGCAAAACCCACTAGAAGAACAATTACCCAAAAAAACCCAGTCTTTATCGGAGCAGCTTCAGCCACTTTCCATCACCACTCTGCCCAAAAAAGACCAAGCTGATCGTCTCTCTTCGAACCCAAAGTCCACTTGGGTCAATCCTTCCAAGCCTAGAAGATCCGTGCTTTCACTACAAAGACAAAAGCGGTCACCTCATGCATACAATCCACAACTCAGAGAGCTAAAACTCTTTGCAAAGAAGCTTAACGATTGTGAAAACAATGAAGGTGCTTTGCTAAGTGTTTTGGAACAATTCCCACATCAACCCAACAGAGAAAATTCACTTTTGATACTCAACAGCTTGAAACCATGGCAAAAGGCTTATTTATTCTTCAATTGGTTAAAGACCAATCATTTTTTCCCCATGGAAACTATATTCTACAATGTCATGATGAAGTGTTTGAGGTTTGGGGGACAATTTGAGGTCATAGAAGAACTtgctaatgaaatggtaagtaatgAGATTCCACTTGATAACATTACATATTCAACTATTATTAGTTGTGCTAGAAGATGCTATCATTTTGATAAGGCTGTTGAGTGGTTTGAAAGAATGTATAGAACTGGTTTAATGCCTGATGAAGTTACTTATTCTGCAATTCTTGATGTTTATGCGAAATTGGGTAAAGTTGAGGAAGTGATTAGCTTGTATGAAAGAGGGGTAGCTAGTGGTTGGAAACCAGACATGGTTACATTCTCTGTGTTAGCAAAGATGTTCGGTGTTGCAGGAGATTATGAAGGGATTAAGTATGTTTTGCAAGAAATGAAATCTGTTAAGGTTAGGCCTAACTTGGTTGTTTACAATACTTTGATAGAGGCAATGGGGAGGGCAGGGAAACCGGGGTTTGCAAGGAACCTTTTCGAGGACTTGATTGAGTCTGGTTTAACTCCGAACGAGAAGACTTTAACTGCCATTGCAAAGATATACGGCAAGGCGAGGTGGGAGAAAGATGCACTGAAATTATGGGAGGAAATGAAGTCGAAAAACTGGCctgttgattttattttgtataatacTTTGTTAACTATGTTTGCAGATATCGGTTTAGTTGAGGAGGCAGAGCAGCTTTTTATTGACATGAAGCGATCAGAGAATTTTAAGCCGGATAGTTGGAGTTACACGGCAATGCTAAACATATATGCAAGTGGAGGAAATGTCGATAAGGCGATGGAGTTGTTTGAAGAGATGTTTGAAGTAGGTGTTGAGCTTAATGTAATGGGAACCACTTGTTTGATTCAATGCTTGGGGAAGACCCAAAGAATCGAGGAGTTGGTGAGGGTCTTTACTGTCTCGATTCAACAAGAGATCGAACCGGATGATAGACTTTGTGGGTGCTTGTTGTCTGTTGTGTCCCTATGTGATAACAGGGAGGATATTGATAAAGTTCTCGCTTGCTTGCACCAAGCTAATCCTCGATTAGTTGAATTCGTGGAATTGATCAAAGACGAGAAAAGTAGTCTCAACACCGTTAAAGAAGAGTTCAGACGTGTCCTCAGTGACAGTAAAGACGACGCTAGAAGACCGTTCTGTAATTGCTTGATTGATATATGTCGAAGCAAGAATCTCCACGAGAGAGCACACGATTTGCTTTATCTAGGAACTCTATATGGGCTGTACCCGCGCTTACACAACCGAACAGTAGACGAGTGGAGTCTGAACGTTCGAACATTATCTGTTGGTGCAGCCAAGACCGCTCTTGAAGAGTGGATGGGGACTTTGGCCAAAATTGTTAAGCGCGGAGAAGCATTACCGGAGCTGTTCTCAGCTCAAACCGGGACTGGAACTCATAAATTTGCTCAGGGACTGTCGAATTCTTTTGGTTCTCATTTGAAGGAACTTGGAGCACCATTCAAGAACAGTGAAGATAAAGTTGGTTGCTTTGTAGCAACAAGGGAGGATTTACTGTTGTGGTTACAATCAAAGATTCCATCATCATGCACTGTTATATCTTAA
- the LOC107924637 gene encoding glycine cleavage system H protein, mitochondrial, giving the protein MALRMWASTTANALKISCATTKAPVFSLSRCFSTVLDGLKYAESHEWVKHEGPVATIGITDHAQDHLGEVVFVELPEPGGSVSKGKGFGAVESVKATSDVNSPISGEIVEVNSKLTETPGLINSSPYEGGWMIKVKPGSPSELESLMGPKEYTKFCEEEDASH; this is encoded by the exons ATGGCACTGAGAATGTGGGCTTCTACTACTGCCAATGCCCTCAAAATTTCTTGTGCTACCACCAAAGCCCCTGTTTTCTCCCTCTCCAGATGCTTTTCCACTG ttTTGGATGGGTTGAAATATGCTGAATCACATGAATGGGTGAAGCACGAAGGTCCAGTAGCTACCATTGGCATCACTGACCATGCTCag GACCATTTAGGAGAAGTAGTGTTTGTAGAGCTGCCAGAACCAGGTGGTTCAGTGAGCAAAGGAAAAGGGTTTGGAGCTGTTGAAAGTGTTAAAGCAACCAGTGATGTCAATTCCCCTATCTCTGGTGAAATCGTTGAGGTTAACTCCAAGCTTACTGAAACTCCTGGCCTG ATCAATTCAAGCCCATATGAAGGAGGATGGATGATAAAGGTGAAACCTGGCAGTCCTTCAGAATTAGAATCCTTGATGGGTCCAAAGGAATACACCAAATTCTGTGAGGAAGAAGATGCTTCCCACTAA
- the LOC107923746 gene encoding NAC domain-containing protein 71, which translates to MEGALLPPGFRFHPTDEELVGYYLKRKNEGLEIELEVIPVLDLYKFDPWELPEKSFLPKRDMEWFFFCPRDRKYPNGSRTNRATKAGYWKATGKDRKVVCQPAVTGYRKTLVFYRGRAPLGDRTDWAMHEYRLSDEPSLGSSAFALCRVVKRNDGKPKEMSIGSSSTNVELTSITRNCNEPLSTISCQTSYPNNETRYSVDTDPASFWASPDVVFDSSKDYPQIRETAAQYFPQYGFPSLNQSPYSNLGESEHFDDLGRIGCMSPYSGHANDILWQ; encoded by the exons ATGGAAGGAGCATTATTGCCACCAGGTTTTCGGTTCCATCCCACAGATGAAGAGTTGGTAGGGTATTacctgaaaagaaaaaatgaagggCTTGAAATTGAACTTGAAGTCATCCCCGTCCTCGATTTGTACAAGTTTGATCCTTGGGAGTTGCCAG AGAAGTCTTTCCTTCCGAAACGAGATATGGAGTGGTTCTTTTTTTGTCCAAGGGATCGAAAGTACCCGAATGGCTCGAGAACGAATCGAGCCACCAAAGCTGGCTATTGGAAAGCAACAGGTAAAGACAGGAAAGTGGTGTGTCAACCTGCCGTGACCGGCTATCGTAAGACCCTCGTTTTCTACCGAGGGCGTGCACCTTTAGGTGATCGAACCGATTGGGCTATGCACGAGTACCGGCTGTCCGATGAGCCTTCTCTTGGATCAAGTGCTTTCGCTTTGTGCCGTGTTGTGAAAAGGAATGATGGAAAGCCAAAGGAAATGAGTATAGGAAGCAGTTCAACAAATGTGGAGCTTACTTCCATCACAAGGAACTGTAACGAGCCTTTAAGCACCATTTCGTGCCAAACAAGTTACCCTAACAACGAGACTCGTTATTCCGTCGATACCGATCCTGCCAGCTTTTGGGCCTCACCTGATGTAGTTTTTGATTCTTCAAAG GATTATCCGCAAATACGTGAAACAGCAGCTCAGTACTTCCCACAGTATGGGTTCCCAAGCTTAAACCAAAGTCCGTACTCGAATTTGGGGGAAAGCGAGCATTTTGATGATCTCGGTCGTATAGGATGCATGTCGCCTTATTCGGGACATGCAAATGACATTCTATGGCAATGA
- the LOC107924635 gene encoding pyruvate kinase isozyme G, chloroplastic, translated as MAAITTILTDASAVATADLSSFRTISDHSLFDSVTNWTKRRLFTSKGDSSFPIRSMHNTQTGVASSTNGHFNADKLKSTVELLNGGALGQVKMNSSHRRKTKIVCTIGPSTSSREMIWKLAEAGMNVARLNMSHGDHASHQKTIDLVKEYNAQFEDKVIAIMLDTKGPEVRSGDVPRPIQLKEGQEFKFTIRRGVSTEDTVSVNYDDFVNDVEVGDILLVDGGMMSLAVKSKTKELVTCVVVDGGELKSRRHLNVRGKSATLPSITDKDWEDIKFGVDNQVDFYAVSFVKDAKVVHELKDYLKGCNADIHVIVKIESADSIPNLHSIISASDGAMVARGDLGAELPIEEVPLLQEDIIRRCRDMHKPVIVATNMLESMINHPTPTRAEVSDIAIAVREGADAIMLSGETAHGKYPIKAAKVMHTVALRTESSLPLNVMPPVRFNAYKSHMGEMFAFHSTTMANTLNTPIVVFTRTGSMAILLSHYRPSSSIFAFTNKERIKQRLALYQGVIPIYMQFSDDAEETFSRALKLLTGKNLVEEGEFITLVQSGAQPIWRRESTHHIQVRKVEL; from the exons ATGGCGGCGATTACTACCATCTTAACCGACGCTTCCGCCGTCGCCACCGCTGATTTGTCGTCTTTCCGCACCATCTCCGACCATTCACTGTTCGATTCCGTAACCAATTGGACTAAACGACGTCTCTTTACCTCTAAAGGAGATTCATCTTTTCCAATCAGATCCATGCACAACACTCAAACCGGCGTCGCTTCTTCCACCAACGGCCATTTCAACGCT GACAAGCTGAAATCCACTGTCGAGCTTTTAAACGGTGGGGCATTAGGACAAGTGAAAATGAACTCGAGTCACCGGAGAAAAACCAAGATAGTTTGCACCATCGGTCCTTCGACGAGCTCCCGTGAGATGATATGGAAACTGGCTGAAGCTGGAATGAATGTGGCTCGCCTGAATATGTCCCATGGTGACCATGCTTCTCATCAAAAAACCATTGATCTTGTTAAGGAATACAATGCCCAATTTGAAGACAAAGTTATTGCTATAATGTTGGACACTAAG GGTCCCGAGGTTCGAAGCGGTGATGTTCCTCGACCAATACAGCTTAAAGAGGGCCAAGAATTTAAATTCACTATCAGGAGAGGAGTTAGCACTGAAGATACCGTTAGCGTAAACTATGACGACTTTGTGAATGATGTCGAAGTTGGAGACATACTATTAGTTGATG GTGGAATGATGTCGCTAGCTGTGAAGTCAAAGACAAAGGAATTGGTTACGTGTGTAGTAGTTGATGGCGGAGAGCTTAAATCGAGGCGCCATTTAAACGTGCGTGGAAAAAGTGCAACTCTGCCATCGATAACAG ACAAAGATTGGGAAGATATCAAATTTGGGGTGGACAACCAAGTTGATTTTTATGCTGTTTCTTTCGTGAAGGATGCTAAGGTAGTCCACGAGTTGAAAGATTATCTTAAAG GTTGCAATGCAGACATTCACGTGATTGTGAAAATTGAAAGTGCTGATTCTATTCCGAACCTTCACTCTATAATTTCCGCTTCTGATGGG GCAATGGTTGCTCGAGGAGACCTTGGAGCTGAACTTCCAATCGAGGAAGTCCCTTTATTGCAG GAAGACATCATCAGAAGGTGTCGTGATATGCATAAACCGGTAATCGTGGCAACAAACATGCTCGAAAGTATGATTAATCATCCTACACCAACAAGAGCTGAAGTTTCTGATATTGCAATTGCTGTTCGAGAAGGTGCTGATGCAATTATGCTTTCTGGAGAAACTGCACACGGGAA GTATCCGATTAAAGCCGCTAAAGTCATGCACACTGTAGCATTGAGGACTGAGTCAAGTCTTCCACTCAATGTTATGCCTCCTGTTCGTTTTAACGCTTACAAG AGTCATATGGGTGAAATGTTTGCTTTCCATTCCACAACCATGGCTAATACTCTCAATACACCAATCGTGGTCTTTACAAGAACTGGGTCCATGGCTATACTATTGAGTCATTACCGTCCTTCCTCTTCGATCTTTGCCTTCACGAACAA GGAAAGAATTAAGCAGAGGCTGGCACTTTATCAGGGCGTGATACCGATATATATGCAGTTTTCAGATGATGCGGAGGAGACTTTTTCCCGAGCACTAAAGCTGTTAACG gGCAAGAACTTGGTGGAGGAGGGAGAATTCATTACTCTTGTCCAAAGCGGAGCGCAACCGATCTGGCGTCGAGAATCCACCCATCACATTCAAGTTCGAAAAGTTGAACTATGA